One Littorina saxatilis isolate snail1 linkage group LG1, US_GU_Lsax_2.0, whole genome shotgun sequence genomic window carries:
- the LOC138967854 gene encoding neuronal acetylcholine receptor subunit beta-4-like, with translation MQCTMLPPLTQVSFLIFILIFTGHTANVASAENTTREKPPINSTNLSRRQTFNSSVSASRKKADSRDGRLPGQASDSGQEASLNDSSISTVPNFNSASGTDDNNPTSTFTNSTSSNHGEINFLENTLSSLDSSSRVESSSSDASRGKDNFEHQTRSDPVRNSRAIANFQENSPYNSTSDSDGGDTFVQKTLSDLSSTVFGDGRKMYQQLVKMLLEVSDPMVPPVISDGRTPVNITVDMIVESLVELDMTSQTFTLSVWFQVVSRARAFMHTLTNVQWRDEALAWDRALRPVDVVVLGGKLVWRPVLVIYNTVLPRDQLMKGELPLNVDWQGNFEWYPGETLVLDCQVDLSLYPFDTQTCWVKMTQWGQIENMVNCTAATLRSSVSGNGEWDIIDTTVQRKVSDDAYVYWHIEFGITLKRKWVFYAINVLFPVVLVSNLNCLVFLLPVESGEKMSVSVTTFLTLAVFMTLVQDSLPSNSDTVCYLAVYLAIQMSFGALTVFLTAVQVAFHHKGAAVAERRRGCSKALKHDDVDLVSLSEETAELGPGRRQHDTTRSPSKASCKMTPEKHCCLDEPGRTTVCVSDHETMPEKHAHLPTKMDSICFPVFIALNMISFLVYILLVTV, from the exons ATGCAGTGCACGATGTTGCCACCGCTGACACAAGTGTCTTTCCTCATCTTCATCCTCATCTTCACCGGTCATACTGCGAACGTTGCCAGTGCAGAAAACACTACTCGAGAGAAACCACCTATAAACTCAACCAACCTTTCACGTCGTCAAACTTTCAACAGCTCTGTGAGTGCCTCCCGCAAAAAAGCGGATTCTAGAGACGGAAGGCTTCCTGGCCAAGCCAGCGATTCTGGGCAAGAAGCCAGTTTAAATGACAGCAGTATTTCAACCGTTCCTAATTTCAACAGCGCTTCTGGGACAGATGACAATAACCCAACGAGCACTTTCACCAACTCGACAAGCTCAAATCATGGAGAAATCAACTTTCTGGAGAACACTCTCTCCAGCCTAGACAGCTCGTCTCGTGTGGAATCTAGTTCCTCTGACGCTTCTCGCGGAAAAGATAATTTCGAGCACCAGACTCGTTCCGATCCCGTCAGGAATTCTCGTGCAATAGCCAATTTTCAAGAGAACTCTCCTTACAATTCCACAAGCGATTCTGATGGAGGAGACACGTTCGTGCAGAAGACGCTTTCTGACTTGAGCAGTACAGTCTTTGGAGATGGGAGGAAGATGTATCAGCAACTGGTCAAGATGCTCCTCGAGGTCAGTGACCCCATGGTTCCCCCGGTCATCAGCGACGGCCGGACACCGGTCAACATCACTGTTGACATGATCGTCGAGAGTCTGGTGGAACTGGACATGACCAGTCAGACCTTCACGCTGTCCGTGTGGTTTCAGGTTGTATCACGTGCACGTGCTTTCATGCACACGCTCACAAAC GTTCAGTGGCGCGACGAAGCCTTGGCTTGGGACAGGGCCCTGCGCCCAGTAGACGTGGTGGTGCTGGGCGGGAAGCTGGTTTGGAGGCCCGTGCTGGTCATCTACAACACCGTGCTGCCTCGCGACCAGCTCATGAAGGGCGAGCTCCCTCTCAACGTCGACTGGCAGGGCAACTTCGAATGGTACCCCGGGGAAACGCTTGTCCTGGACTGCCAGGTGGACCTCAGCCTCTACCCTTTCGACACGCAGACGTGCTGGGTGAAAATGACACAATGGGGTCAGATTGAGAACATGGTGAACTGCACAGCGGCCACGCTGAGGTCTTCCGTCAGCGGCAACGGAGAGTGGGACATCATCGACACGACCGTGCAACGCAAGGTGTCTGACGACGCATACGTGTACTGGCATATCGAGTTCGGAATCACCCTGAAGAGGAAGTGGGTTTTCTACGCCATCAACGTTTTATTCCCCGTGGTGCTGGTGTCAAACCTAAACTGCCTGGTGTTCCTGCTGCCCGTGGAGAGCGGGGAGAAGATGTCTGTCAGCGTGACCACCTTCCTCACCCTGGCCGTCTTCATGACCCTCGTGCAGGACAGTCTGCCCAGCAACTCGGACACCGTGTGTTACCTGGCGGTCTACCTGGCTATACAGATGTCCTTCGGCGCCCTGACTGTCTTCCTGACGGCGGTACAGGTGGCCTTTCATCACAAG GGCGCAGCAGTTGCGGAGAGACGTCGGGGTTGTTCCAAAGCCTTGAAACATGATGATGTAGACCTGGTTTCACTGAGCGAGGAGACCGCGGAGCTGGGACCAGGAAGACGCCAGCATGATACTACTCGCTCCCCCTCCAAGGCATCTTGCA AAATGACACCAGAAAAGCACTGCTGTTTAGATGAACCCGGTAGAACGACAGTTTGTGTCAGCGACCACGAAACCATGCCGGAGAAACACGCGCATCTCCCAACCAAGATGGACTCCATCTGCTTCCCTGTCTTCATCGCCTTGAACATGATATCTTTCCTGGTCTACATCTTACTCGTTACAGTCTGA